GCAACTCGACCTGCCTGACAACCCGTGGCTGGAACTGCGCCGCCTCACGCCGGCGCGCATCGCGCTGGGCCGCACCGGCACCAGCATCCCCACCAGCGCGCAGCTGGATTTTCAATTCGCCCACGCCCAAGCGCGTGATGCCGTGCATTTGCCGTTCGACCATGAGGGCCTGAGCAGCCAAATGGCTGAGCGCGGCCGAGACAGCCTGCTGTTGCACAGCGCCGCCGTTGACCGGCATATGTATTTGCAACGCCCGGACCTGGGGCGGCGCTTGAGTGACGAATCGGCGCAGCGCCTGCGCGAGTATGCCGCCGCCAACCCTGGTGGCGTGGACCTGGCCGTGGTGGTGGCCGACGGGCTGTCGGCGCTGGCTGTGCATAAACACACGTTGCCGTTTCTTACACGCATGGAGGAACAGACCCACGCTGAAGGCTGGTCGTTGTCGCCGGTGATCCTGGTGGAACAGGGCCGTGTGGCGGTGGCGGATGAAGTCGGCCAGTTGCTGGGCGCCAAGATGGTGGTGATTTTGATCGGCGAGCGGCCGGGGCTCAGTTCGCCGGACAGCCTGGGGCTGTATTTCACTTACAACCCCAAGGTCGGGCTCACCGACGCCTACCGCAACTGCATCTCCAATGTGCGCCTGGAAGGCCTGAGCTACGGCATGGCCGCGCACAGCCTGCTTTACTTGATGAAAGAGGCGTGTCGTCGGCAGCTGTCGGGGGTCAATCTCAAGGACGAGGCGCAGGTTCAGACCATCGAATCGGATGATCCTGACCTGATGAAGGGCAATTTCCTGCTCAGCCCGCCGGAATGACTGATCGCTGCACGATTGCGCTTTTTTGCGCCATTAGGCAGCATCCGGTCACGGCCGCTTGTGTGGTCATCCCCCCTTTGGAAGTTGAGGCCTGGCATGCGGATTACTCAAGCGACCCTTGAACACCTGGACCTGTTGACGCCGCTGTTCGTCAAATACCGCGAGTTTTATGGGGCGCTGCCGTTCCCGGACTCGTCGCGGGCCTTTCTGGAAAAACGCCTGCGCCGCAAGGAGTCGGTGATTTACCTGGCCCTGGCCGATGATGACGACAAGCGCTTGCTGGGGTTTTGCCAGCTGTACCCGAGCTATTCGTCGCTGTCGCTTAAGCGTGTGTGGATCCTCAATGACATCTACGTCGCAGAAGATGCGCGCCGGCAATTGGTGGCAGACAACCTGATGCGCACGGCAAAGAAAATGGCCAAGGAGACGCATGCGGTGCGGCTGCGGGTGTCGACCAGCAGTGACAATGAAGTGGCGCAGAAGACGTACGAGTCGATTGGGTTTCGCGAAGATACGGAGTTCAAGAACTACGTGTTGCCGATCAGTGAAGACTGACTTCCAAACACCACTCGTCTTCTGTGGGAGCTGGCTTGCCTGCGATAGCGGTAGGCCAGTCAGCCCAGTGTTGACAGACACTCAGCTATCGCAGGCAAGCCAGCTCCCACAATTAGATCTCCAGTGACCTGAAGCGCAAACATGCCCGGAATAACCACGACATCCCCCGCTACAAAACCAACACGCTTTTCACCTCCCAATACGTATAATGCGGACCTTTCAGGGTTGTAAGAAATACGGCATGCCTTTGTAGCCTTACTTACCCGAGCTTCCGCACAGGCCTGCTGAGCCGGGCCATTCACACAGGTGCCACCCATGGATTTCAACCCGCTCGACCTTATCCTGCATCTCGACGTCTACCTCGACATGCTGGTGAGAAACTACGGAGTGTGGATCTACGCCATTCTGTTCCTGGTTATCTTTTGCGAAACCGGTTTGGTGGTTATGCCATTCCTGCCGGGTGATTCCTTGCTGTTTATCGCCGGCGCCATCGCTGCAGGCGGCGGCATGGACCCAATCCTTTTGGGCGGCTTGCTGATGCTGGCAGCGATCCTCGGTGACAGCACCAACTATGTCATCGGGCGAACAGTGGGAGAACGCTTGTTCAGCAACCCGAACTCGAAAATCTTCCGCCGCGACTACCTGCAAAAAACCCACGATTTCTACGACAAGCACGGCGGCAAAACCGTGACCCTGGCGCGCTTCCTGCCGATCCTGCGCACCTTCGCGCCGTTTGTGGCCGGCATCGCCAAAATGCCCTACCCGCGCTTTTTCGGGTTCAGTGTGTTCGGCACCATCCTCTGGGTTGGCGGCCTGGTGACCCTGGGTTACTTCTTCGGCAACGTACCGTTCATCAAGAAAAACCTGTCACTGCTGGTGGTGTTTATCATCCTGCTGTCGCTGGTGCCGATGATCATCGGTGTGTTCCGCAGCCGCTTCGGTCGCAGTTCTTCCGAAGCCAAGCCGCAGTAACCGGCGATGTGGTCCCTCAGCGCCTGGCGTCGCCGGCGCCTGCTGGCCAAGCACCCGATTGCCGATGACACGTGGCAGCGGGTGCGCCAGCATCTTAGCTTCCTCGACGGCATTACGGCCGAGCAAGACCAGTGGCTGCGTGAAGCCTGCGTGGTGTTCCTCGCCGAAAAACATCTCACCGCCCTGCCCGGCGTCGAGCTGCACCAGGAGCAACGCCTGCTGCTCGCCGCCCAGGCGCAGTTGCCACTGATGAACCTCGGCGACCTCGACTGGTATCAGGGTTTCCACGAAATCGCGCTGTACCCCGACGACTTCATC
The sequence above is a segment of the Pseudomonas sp. R76 genome. Coding sequences within it:
- the eutC gene encoding ethanolamine ammonia-lyase subunit EutC, producing MKEPPVQLDLPDNPWLELRRLTPARIALGRTGTSIPTSAQLDFQFAHAQARDAVHLPFDHEGLSSQMAERGRDSLLLHSAAVDRHMYLQRPDLGRRLSDESAQRLREYAAANPGGVDLAVVVADGLSALAVHKHTLPFLTRMEEQTHAEGWSLSPVILVEQGRVAVADEVGQLLGAKMVVILIGERPGLSSPDSLGLYFTYNPKVGLTDAYRNCISNVRLEGLSYGMAAHSLLYLMKEACRRQLSGVNLKDEAQVQTIESDDPDLMKGNFLLSPPE
- a CDS encoding GNAT family N-acetyltransferase; its protein translation is MRITQATLEHLDLLTPLFVKYREFYGALPFPDSSRAFLEKRLRRKESVIYLALADDDDKRLLGFCQLYPSYSSLSLKRVWILNDIYVAEDARRQLVADNLMRTAKKMAKETHAVRLRVSTSSDNEVAQKTYESIGFREDTEFKNYVLPISED
- a CDS encoding DedA family protein encodes the protein MDFNPLDLILHLDVYLDMLVRNYGVWIYAILFLVIFCETGLVVMPFLPGDSLLFIAGAIAAGGGMDPILLGGLLMLAAILGDSTNYVIGRTVGERLFSNPNSKIFRRDYLQKTHDFYDKHGGKTVTLARFLPILRTFAPFVAGIAKMPYPRFFGFSVFGTILWVGGLVTLGYFFGNVPFIKKNLSLLVVFIILLSLVPMIIGVFRSRFGRSSSEAKPQ